CGACCGGTTCAACAAGCTCAACGAAGCGCTCGAGATCATCCTGCCAATGATCAGAGGTGAGCGCGTCACCGTCGACGGCGCGTACTACAAGACTAAGGACGCGTTCGCCAATCCGCGCTTGCGTGACCACATTCCGCTGAAGATCGGTGGCAGCGGGGAGAAAAAGACGATCCCGTTGGCGGTCAAGCACTTCGACCACCTCAACATCATCGCGCCATTCGACCAGCTCGCCGGCAAGGTGAAGGTCGTGCAGGAGCGTTGCCAGGAGGCGGGGCGCGATCCGGCGACGCTGGAAACCAGCACACTGATCAGTGTGCTCCCCGATCCCAACGTCACCATTGACTCGCTGCCCGAGGAGTTCCGGCAACGCGCCGCGGTCGGCACACCCGAATCCATTGCCGACCAAATCAAGACCAGGGTCCTGGACGCCGGTGTCGGCGGGGTCATTTTCAACATGCCTGCCTACACGCCGGGTTCGATCGCGGCCGTCGGCAAAGCGCTCCAACAGGTTCTGTAGGCGACGCGTTACCCGGGCAGCGTGAACGCTGTTCGGCCGGCTATCGACGCCATGTGGGAGGTCAGCGCGCGTTCAGGGATCAGGGCGGTCGCATAGCTGGCTGCCATGCTGAGGGCGGCGGGCCGCACATTAACCAGGGTTCCGATCGTCGCCGACTCGCGGACAAGCCGCGAGACCCGGCGGCGGCGGTATGCGGTGAAATGCGCAAAGGCGGTTGACAAATCGGGTGTCTGGTTCGCGAACGCGGCAAGCAATGCCGCGTCCTCGATCGCTTGGCAACCCCCTTGTCCGAGATGCGGCCGCATGGGGTGGGCGGCGTCGCCGACAAGCACGACCGGTCCCTGTGACCAGTGTCGAGCAGGCTGGCGGTCGTAGAGATCGTCACGCAACACGTCAGCCTCTGCGGTCGCAGCCAGAAGGCTCGGCATGGGCTCGGTCCAGCGGCTCAGCATGCGCTGGAGGTACCGCAGCTCCCCCTCGGCTGCGCGCTGGCCCTCGCGTGCGCGTTGCGTGGCGAACCAGTAGGTCAAACCGTCTCCCATTGGCACGTGGCCAGTTTCAATCCCCGGGCCCAATGTCTGGCCGGCCAGCTGTGGGTCCAAGCCATACCGGGCGATCCCCCGCCAGCTGGTGTAGCCGACGTAACGGTTGGTCAGCGGACCGTTGAGTTGGCGTGCGATCAGCGAGTGCGTTCCGTCGGCACCGACTACTGCGTCGGCGTCGCGAACCCCGTAGTCCGATAGGCGCACCTGCACCCCGTCAGCACTGCTGGTGACACCGACGGCCGTGATGCCGTCTTCGATGGTTCCTGTGGGTAAGGCGGCGGTGAGGATGTCGCGCAGCAGAGGCCGCCGGATCACCACGAGCGGTTCGCCGAGTGCGTGGACGAACCGCTCACCCGTTGGGCGCCGCAGCCAGGTGCCATTGCGCCAGCGCACAGCGCCGGCGGTGACGCGCCCGCCGGCCGCGCGGACCGAATCGCCGAGACCGAACTGGTCGAGGGCGGCTAAAGCGTTGGGCCAGATGCTGATTCCTGCGCCCGCAGAGGTGTCGGCGCGCTTTTCCAGGACGGTGACGTCATAGCCGCACCGGTGCAGTCCGATCGCTGTGGCCAGACCGGCGATTCCAGCGCCGGCGATGACGACTCGTTCACTCACGTCTGTGAACCTAACTCGCCGTCATGGCCGTCGATACGTCATCCTGTGTCCCGTGCTGTGGTGCAATCGCATCATGGGAAGAATCCGACGGATCGTGTCCGTATCCGCCCCCACGGCCCCTCGCAGCGATTGCGGCTGGCTTCTTGCCGGATACCTCGGTGCCGCAGGCTTTTTCGTCCAGGAGGTGTTGTTCCGGCAGCGCGGCGCGGCCTCCAGTCTTGACGCCTCTCATGACGACAGGGGAACTACGAGAACGTTGCTCGTATCATCCGGACTCGCCTGCGGCCTGCCGTTGATACTGCGCCGACTCCCGCTGCCGCTCATGCCTCGGGCAGCAGCCGCCACGGGCCTGATCATGCAGGCGTGCGGATTCGTACTGCGAGTGTGGTCCATGCGGACGCTGGGTGACTTCTACACGCGCACTTTGCGTACAGCGCAGCACCAGCACCTCGTCGAGACCGGCCCGTACCGATTGATTCGACACCGCGGATACGCCGGCGCCCTGTCGGTGTGGACCGGCTTGGCCCTTGCCTCTCGGAGCGCACCGGCGGTCGTCCTGGTCGCCGCGCTGATGGGACGTGCGTATCGGCGACGTATCACCGCCGAAGAAGAGTTGCTAAGGCGAGCACTACCCGATTACAGCGACTACAGTCACCGAACCCGCAAACTCGTCCCATACGTCTGGTGACGAATCGAAATACATCAACAACATTCACGCACCTGCCGTGCCCAATCCGGTTTGGCAAGGTCTCGACCTAGTAGGACTACACCAGGCAGGGAATGCTGCGCTGCCAGGCGGAAGCGCGAACGGGGGCAACCTTGAGACGATGGTGGCCTCGTTGG
This genomic stretch from Mycobacterium paraterrae harbors:
- a CDS encoding LLM class F420-dependent oxidoreductase; translation: MTIKLGYQIPNFSYGTGVEQLFPTVIEQAREAEAAGFDSVFVMDHFYQLPGLGEPTEPMLEAYTALGALATATESVQLGTLVTGNTYRNPTLLAKAITTLDVISQGRAILGIGAGWFELEHDSLGFEFGTFTDRFNKLNEALEIILPMIRGERVTVDGAYYKTKDAFANPRLRDHIPLKIGGSGEKKTIPLAVKHFDHLNIIAPFDQLAGKVKVVQERCQEAGRDPATLETSTLISVLPDPNVTIDSLPEEFRQRAAVGTPESIADQIKTRVLDAGVGGVIFNMPAYTPGSIAAVGKALQQVL
- a CDS encoding FAD-dependent monooxygenase gives rise to the protein MSERVVIAGAGIAGLATAIGLHRCGYDVTVLEKRADTSAGAGISIWPNALAALDQFGLGDSVRAAGGRVTAGAVRWRNGTWLRRPTGERFVHALGEPLVVIRRPLLRDILTAALPTGTIEDGITAVGVTSSADGVQVRLSDYGVRDADAVVGADGTHSLIARQLNGPLTNRYVGYTSWRGIARYGLDPQLAGQTLGPGIETGHVPMGDGLTYWFATQRAREGQRAAEGELRYLQRMLSRWTEPMPSLLAATAEADVLRDDLYDRQPARHWSQGPVVLVGDAAHPMRPHLGQGGCQAIEDAALLAAFANQTPDLSTAFAHFTAYRRRRVSRLVRESATIGTLVNVRPAALSMAASYATALIPERALTSHMASIAGRTAFTLPG
- a CDS encoding methyltransferase family protein gives rise to the protein MPRAAAATGLIMQACGFVLRVWSMRTLGDFYTRTLRTAQHQHLVETGPYRLIRHRGYAGALSVWTGLALASRSAPAVVLVAALMGRAYRRRITAEEELLRRALPDYSDYSHRTRKLVPYVW